One segment of Rickettsiella grylli DNA contains the following:
- a CDS encoding 4'-phosphopantetheinyl transferase family protein, with product MRELNQPIIHIWHTQFEAHKKKYKHFHRWLSTEEKNRADKLTSIHREKFIISRGILRDLLAYYSKKSPQELKLSYSSFGKPLLTQTNAEHTIEFNLSHSKNSLAYAFTLNTPVGIDIEYIRQGINLDKIAYRFFSAEEYNRLQLLQGNQKLKVFFNIWVRTEALIKAKNYTLGTHPLSQYKRSLYTPLHLLRNQKKTNSHYALFNFPFYSNFSAAIAVKGRRKRIHVNAYTHPLSI from the coding sequence ATGCGTGAATTAAACCAACCGATCATTCATATTTGGCATACTCAATTTGAAGCCCATAAAAAAAAATATAAACACTTTCATCGTTGGCTTTCTACTGAAGAAAAAAATCGCGCTGATAAATTAACTTCCATCCATCGAGAAAAGTTTATTATTTCAAGAGGAATATTGCGTGATTTACTTGCCTATTATTCTAAAAAATCTCCACAAGAATTAAAATTAAGCTATTCATCTTTTGGCAAACCTTTGCTAACACAAACAAACGCTGAACACACGATAGAATTTAATCTTTCTCATTCAAAAAATAGTTTAGCGTATGCTTTTACATTGAATACGCCCGTGGGAATAGATATTGAATATATAAGACAGGGGATCAACCTTGATAAAATTGCTTACCGTTTTTTCTCTGCAGAAGAATATAATCGATTACAATTGTTACAGGGGAATCAGAAATTAAAAGTGTTCTTCAATATATGGGTAAGAACCGAAGCGTTAATAAAAGCAAAAAACTATACGCTGGGAACTCACCCCTTGTCTCAATATAAGCGGTCCTTATATACCCCATTACATCTTTTGAGAAACCAAAAAAAGACGAACTCACATTATGCGCTTTTTAATTTTCCGTTTTATTCAAATTTCTCCGCGGCAATTGCCGTTAAAGGCCGTAGGAAACGTATTCACGTAAACGCATACACACATCCCCTCTCCATTTAA
- a CDS encoding LexA family protein, with product MNIKDIRRKNLRILARTAGGITVLSERLDRSQSQISHLIGNNPIKNIGDRLASHIEKTFNKPHGWLDHEHVAEEVEGTYHYQNIQPYYQVPLLSAQEAKERFLHFTKISVKTYSKYLSTNIPLTSDAFALRVENDCMETAQGPSFSKNCIIVLDTDCVPHNADFVLAKVKQDPSSTLLFRQLVFDGNRRYLKALNRQYPTTEMQPDDTICGVVRFMLMEFSS from the coding sequence TACGGATACTAGCACGTACAGCAGGTGGGATCACTGTTTTATCGGAACGTTTGGATCGTTCGCAAAGCCAAATTAGTCATTTAATAGGTAATAATCCGATTAAAAACATTGGTGATCGATTGGCCAGTCATATTGAAAAAACGTTTAACAAGCCTCACGGATGGTTGGATCATGAGCATGTTGCCGAAGAGGTTGAAGGGACTTATCATTACCAGAATATTCAACCTTATTATCAGGTTCCTTTATTATCGGCTCAAGAAGCGAAAGAACGTTTTCTGCATTTTACAAAAATTTCTGTTAAAACGTATTCAAAATACCTCAGTACTAATATTCCGCTCACATCAGATGCGTTTGCACTTCGGGTTGAAAACGACTGTATGGAAACCGCTCAAGGACCCAGTTTTTCAAAAAATTGTATTATCGTATTAGATACAGACTGTGTTCCGCACAATGCTGATTTTGTTCTCGCCAAAGTAAAGCAAGATCCGAGTAGTACATTGCTTTTTAGGCAATTAGTTTTTGATGGAAATCGGCGCTATCTGAAAGCGCTTAATCGGCAATATCCAACGACAGAAATGCAGCCTGACGATACAATTTGTGGTGTTGTGCGCTTTATGTTGATGGAATTTTCATCATAA